The proteins below are encoded in one region of Oryzias melastigma strain HK-1 linkage group LG7, ASM292280v2, whole genome shotgun sequence:
- the wu:fa11c10 gene encoding protein FAM110B: MPVETLRPSDGRLAGVPFTSAMPFRILNKGPDYFRRPADPGARKLSAVERLEADKAKYVKSQQVALTRQAPIKPPIIRKPLVPQSLMLHSTPPARKVPRCPLNVENIGAREGPAERRPTLNLDILNNLIRDVCDAPQPCSQSSSSTSPSSSSPSSGAQSISSSLSAEQRLLNTLKPLNHNSSSTSSCTSSPLGNNLHQQAAELTRRPPPVPARTYPRVLVPYISSNSVAVRRVDVRPLADMKKPPRLQLHPRLRPRQSPQGQVPRPLVQPPPPPSQNPPQVSTASPPAHLPPSPMLVRAVMAPPASPAFTRTSNTSSRGSSRKHPSLHRSKSDLSDRYSRATADLERFFNYCGLAPEEVEDMGGVERFTRANSDIVSVSKLRSVSTPSSECGEDAERMREEEDEEDGPPRAAERVPYGISIIERNARVIKWLYGIRQARDANNAVSDV; the protein is encoded by the coding sequence ATGCCGGTGGAGACCCTGCGACCCTCCGATGGCCGTCTGGCCGGAGTCCCCTTCACCTCAGCCATGCCCTTTCGGATCCTCAACAAAGGTCCTGACTACTTCCGGCGTCCGGCGGACCCGGGAGCGCGTAAGCTGAGCGCCGTGGAGCGTCTGGAGGCGGACAAGGCCAAGTATGTGAAGAGCCAGCAGGTGGCCCTCACTCGCCAGGCCCCCATCAAACCCCCAATCATCCGCAAGCCCCTCGTTCCCCAGAGCCTGATGCTGCACAGCACTCCCCCAGCCCGCAAAGTTCCCCGCTGCCCGCTCAACGTGGAGAACATTGGGGCCAGGGAGGGGCCCGCGGAGAGGAGACCCACCCTTAACTTGGATATTCTAAATAACCTAATCAGGGACGTTTGTGACGCCCCCCAGCCCTGCTCCCAgtcttcctcctccacctcccccTCGTCATCGTCGCCTTCATCAGGAGCTCAGAGCATCAGCAGCAGTCTGTCTGCGGAGCAGAGACTCCTTAATACCCTCAAACCGCTAAACCACAATTCCTCATCCACCTCCTCGTGCACCTCCTCCCCCCTCGGTAACAACCTGCACCAGCAAGCAGCTGAGCTGACCCGGCGCCCACCCCCAGTGCCAGCGCGGACCTACCCCCGCGTTCTGGTGCCCTACATCTCCTCTAACTCTGTGGCGGTGCGCAGAGTGGACGTCCGGCCGCTCGCCGACATGAAGAAGCCCCCGAGGCTTCAGCTGCACCCCCGACTCCGGCCCAGACAGTCCCCCCAGGGCCAAGTGCCACGTCCTCTGGTGCAACCCCCGCCCCCTCCCTCGCAGAATCCACCTCAGGTCAGCACCGCCTCCCCCCCGGCTCACCTGCCGCCCAGTCCCATGCTGGTCCGAGCTGTCATGGCCCCCCCAGCCTCGCCGGCTTTCACCCGCACTTCCAACACCAGCTCCCGCGGCTCGTCCCGTAAGCACCCTTCCCTGCACCGCTCCAAGTCTGACCTGAGCGACCGCTACTCCCGCGCCACCGCCGACCTGGAGCGCTTCTTCAACTACTGCGGGCTGGCCCCCGAGGAGGTGGAGGACATGGGGGGGGTGGAGCGCTTCACCAGGGCCAACTCGGACATCGTGTCCGTCTCCAAGCTGCGCAGCGTCAGCACGCCGAGCTCGGAATGTGGCGAGGACGCCGAGCGcatgagggaggaggaggacgaggaggacggGCCCCCCAGGGCCGCCGAGCGGGTCCCGTACGGAATCTCCATTATCGAGAGGAACGCTCGCGTCATCAAGTGGCTGTACGGAATCCGGCAGGCCAGAGACGCCAACAACGCCGTCTCTGACGTGTAG